From a single Oreochromis niloticus isolate F11D_XX linkage group LG4, O_niloticus_UMD_NMBU, whole genome shotgun sequence genomic region:
- the LOC100704772 gene encoding hemoglobin embryonic subunit alpha codes for MTSLSAKDKNTVKAFWAKVAGKEEQIGCDAVSRMLTVYPQTKTYFSHWKDLSPGSAPVKKHGAAVMAAVTDAVSKIDDLTGALLSLSELHAFTLRVDPANFKVLSHNLLVVLSTMFPDDFTPEVHVAMDKFLAAVALALSEKYR; via the exons ATGACCAGTCTTTCTGCAAAGGACAAGAACACAGTCAAAGCCTTCTGGGCTAAAGTGGCTGGCAAGGAGGAACAAATCGGCTGTGatgctgtctccag GATGCTGACAGTGTACCCTCAGACCAAGACTTACTTCTCCCACTGGAAGGACCTGAGCCCCGGCTCTGCCCCGGTGAAGAAGCACGGAGCAGCCGTGATGGCTGCAGTTACTGATGCTGTCAGCAAAATCGACGATCTGACCGGAGCTCTTCTGAGCCTCAGTGAGCTGCACGCCTTCACTCTGAGAGTGGACCCTGCTAACTTCAAG GTTCTGTCTCACAACCTCCTCGTGGTCCTGTCTACCATGTTCCCCGACGACTTCACCCCTGAGGTCCATGTGGCTATGGACAAGTTCCTGGCTGCTGTGGCTCTCGCCCTGTCTGAGAAATACAGATAA
- the LOC109194310 gene encoding hemoglobin subunit beta-like, with protein MHNNQQGKMVAWTDFERATIKDIFSKIDYEVVGPAAISRCLIVYPWTQRYFAGFGNLYNAAAITSNPKVAAHGKVVMQGLEKAVKNMDNIKATFTELSTLHSEKLQVDPDNFMLLGDCLAIVVASQLGKDFSPEVHAAFQKFLAVVVSSLRRQYY; from the exons ATGCACAACAATCAACAAGGCAAGATGGTTGCATGGACAGACTTCGAGCGAGCCACAATCAAGGACATCTTCTCCAAGATCGACTATGAAGTCGTTGGCCCAGCAGCTATTTCCAG GTGTCTGATTGTCTACCCCTGGACTCAGAGGTATTTCGCTGGCTTTGGAAACCTCTACAATGCTGCTGCCATCACATCAAATCCAAAAGTTGCTGCTCACGGAAAAGTCGTCATGCAAGGTCTGGAAAAAGCTGTGAAGAACATGGACAACATCAAGGCCACATTTACAGAGCTGAGCACGCTGCACTCTGAGAAACTGCAGGTGGACCCTGACAATTTCATG CTCCTGGGCGACTGCCTGGCCATTGTGGTTGCTTCTCAGTTGGGTAAAGACTTCTCTCCCGAGGTCCATGCAGCTTTCCAGAAGTTCCTGGCAGTGGTGGTGTCCTCCCTGAGGAGGCAGTACTATTAG